One Trichosurus vulpecula isolate mTriVul1 chromosome 7, mTriVul1.pri, whole genome shotgun sequence genomic region harbors:
- the LOC118857993 gene encoding LOW QUALITY PROTEIN: butyrophilin subfamily 1 member A1-like (The sequence of the model RefSeq protein was modified relative to this genomic sequence to represent the inferred CDS: substituted 1 base at 1 genomic stop codon), protein MLNEVGIIVVSLLLLTIIPKEKLHMELAKLKVICPTHPIVARLGEDVTLSCHLSAETSTEHIKVKWFQTQLSPSVLMDQEMTRKTTTENKRTLLVTHAINKGRGTLKIFHVDTSDNRQYLCRFEQNGIHREASLELRVAGLGSTPQIHLKGNEDGSIQLVCTSEGWFPQPLVWWRKVGGENLSALSVVQIQSANGLFHVEASVVARNHSMGNVICSIYNPLLGQEISAFYILEPPPLEMTSSWKSLLILGLFLLIATMALTWNKYYRKVNSTTLDSETANPELIFSEKGRCVTRGNIRQNLPDNLQRFKSLPSVLGQEKITSGRHYWEVEAGPGSGWFLGICREDVSRKGGIXVIPENGFWVMGCYGNEYWAITSPPTLLSLRVSPHRIGVFLDYHLGCLSFQNVVDGSHIHTFQATSFSGTLRPFFLLWSPDCKDPSGMLHRLGEAKRNTGHASSLRNAVTQETLPLATGDQDSHSTSSFLLSPKPTPRQSIWGPKRYLVRNPGTFLRIPVGTSAIPSQKTLSA, encoded by the exons ATGTTGAATGAGGTTGGCATCATTGTAGTCTCTCTTCTGCTGCTGACCATCATACCCAAAG agaaactgcaTATGGAACTTG CTAAATTAAAAGTCATTTGTCCCACCCATCCCATTGTGGCCAGGCTTGGGGAAGATGTCACCTTATCTTGTCATCTCTCCGCTGAGACAAGCACAGAGCACATAAAGGTGAAATGGTTCCAGACCCAGTTGTCTCCTTCTGTGCTAATGGATCAAGAAATGaccagaaaaacaacaacagagaacaaaaggacATTACTGGTGACACATGCAATCAACAAAGGGAGAGGGACCCTGAAAATATTCCATGTTGATACATCAGATAATCGACAATATTTGTGTCGTTTTGAGCAAAATGGCATCCACCGGGAAGCCAGTTTGGAGCTGAGAGTAGCAG GTTTGGGCTCAACCCCTCAAATCCACCTGAAAGGAAATGAAGATGGAAGCATTCAGCTGGTGTGTACTTCAGAGGGATGGTTTCCACAGCCCCTGGTGTGGTGGAGAAAGgttgggggagagaatttgtcTGCCCTCTCTGTGGTCCAGATACAAAGCGCCAATGGTCTATTCCATGTGGAGGCATCTGTGGTGGCCAGAAATCACTCCATGGGGAATGTGATCTGTTCCATCTACAATCCTTTGCTTGGCCAGGAGATATCTGCTTTCTACATTCTAG AGCCACCACCACTGGAGATGACCTCTTCCTGGAAGAGCCTGCTCATCCTGGGGCTCTTCCTACTCATTGCAACTATGGCTCTTACATGGAACAAGTACTATAGAAAAG TGAACAGTACCACTCTGGACTCAGAAACAGCTAATCCTGAACTCATCTTTTCTGAAAAGGGGAGGTGTGTGACTCGTGGAAACATAAGACAGAATCTGCCTGACAACCTACAGAGATTTAAGTCCCTTCCAAGTGTTTTGGGCCAGGAGAAAATCACTTCTGGGAGACATTACTGGGAGGTGGAGGCTGGGCCTGGGTCTGGGTGGTTCCTGGGCATCTGCAGAGAAGATGTGAGTAGGAAGGGAGGTATTTGAGTGATACCTGAGAATGGTTTCTGGGTCATGGGCTGCTATGGGAATGAGTACTGGGCCATCACATCACCTCCTACGCTTCTCTCCCTCAGGGTATCCCCCCACAGGATTGGTGTTTTTCTAGACTACCACCTTGGATGCCTTTCCTTTCAAAATGTGGTGGATGGGTCCCACATCCACACGTTCCaagccacttccttctctggtaCCCTACGTCCCTTCTTCCTCTTGTGGTCTCCTGATTGTAAAGATCCTTCAGGAATGTTGCATAGATTGGGGGAAGCCAAGAGAAACACTGGCCATGCTTCATCTTTGAGGAATGCTGTGACTCAAGAGACATTACCCTTGGCTACTGGGGATCAAGACTCACACTCGACTTCCAGCTTCCTCTTATCTCCTAAACCAACACCTCGACAGAGTATATGGGGACCAAAAAGATACTTGGTTAGGAACCCTGGAACCTTTCTCCGGATTCCTGTGGGTACCTCAGCTATACCTTCTCAGAAGACCCTTTCAGCCTAG